The following proteins come from a genomic window of Streptomyces sp. NBC_01716:
- a CDS encoding response regulator, translating to MVQKAKILLVDDRPENLLALEAILSALDQTLVRASSGEEALKALLTDDFAVILLDVQMPGMDGFETAAHIKRRERTRDIPIIFLTAINHGPHHTFRGYAAGAVDYISKPFDPWVLRAKVSVFVELYMKNCQLKEQAELLRLQLAGAGEVKEPTGLLAELSARLAAVEEQAEALSKQLDDESADAAAVATAAHLERKLTGLRRALDALEPGSGGASPLPSPN from the coding sequence ATGGTGCAGAAGGCCAAGATCCTCCTGGTCGATGACCGGCCGGAGAATCTGCTGGCGCTGGAGGCCATCCTCTCCGCGCTCGATCAGACGCTGGTGCGGGCATCGTCAGGGGAGGAAGCGCTCAAGGCGCTGCTGACCGACGACTTCGCGGTCATTCTGCTGGACGTCCAGATGCCCGGGATGGACGGTTTCGAGACCGCCGCGCACATCAAGAGGCGTGAGCGGACCCGGGACATCCCGATCATCTTCCTCACGGCCATCAACCACGGTCCGCACCACACCTTCCGGGGATACGCCGCCGGCGCGGTGGACTACATCTCCAAGCCGTTCGACCCCTGGGTGCTGCGTGCGAAGGTCTCGGTCTTCGTCGAGCTGTACATGAAGAACTGTCAGCTGAAGGAGCAGGCCGAGCTGCTCAGACTGCAACTGGCGGGCGCGGGCGAGGTGAAGGAGCCGACCGGTCTCCTGGCCGAGCTGTCCGCGCGGCTCGCCGCGGTCGAGGAGCAGGCCGAAGCGCTCTCCAAACAGCTGGACGACGAGTCCGCGGACGCCGCGGCCGTCGCCACCGCCGCACATCTGGAGCGCAAACTGACCGGGCTCCGCAGGGCGCTGGACGCCCTGGAGCCGGGCAGCGGAGGCGCGTCCCCGCTTCCCTCACCGAACTGA
- a CDS encoding DNA translocase FtsK translates to MASRTSGKGSQGTAGTAKPRAGRASGAAKKAAPAAKAAAKKKTAPAKKAPAKKAPAKKSAAKPAPKPAPSPTNGVYRLVRLVWLGVAHAVGAMFRGIGRGAKGLDPAHRKDGSALLLLALGLIVAAGTWSNLRGPVGDLVEMLITGAFGRLDLLVPILLAVIAVRLILYPQRPEANGRIVIGLSALVIGVLGLVHIACGSPGRDEGTDAMQDAGGLIGWAASKPLIFAMGEVLAVPLLVLLTVFGLLVVTATPVNAIPQRLRQLGVRLGILDPAPAEHDDEEDGEQEYDSDDERYDDQWREALPTRGRRSSRRGAAPADHDQEHDPDQAEAEALARRRRPRRRPVQPAADRPMDAVDVAAAAAAALDGAVLNGMPPSPIVADLTQGVSADRTRDAEKARPGERSVPPARAPEPRGAAAAQSPAGAVADLTKPPPAQDRPLPPRAEQLQLSGDITYSLPSLDLLERGGPGKTRSAANDAVVDSLTNVFMEFKVDATVTGFTRGPTVTRYEVQLGPAVKVERITALTKNIAYAVASPDVRIISPIPGKSAVGIEIPNSDREMVVLGDVLRLADAAEDDHPMLVALGKNVEGGYEMANLAKMPHLLVAGATGSGKSSCINCLITSVMVRATPEDVRMVLVDPKRVELTAYEGIPHLITPIITNPKRAAEALQWVVREMDLRYDDLAAYGYRHIDDFNQAVRNGKVKTPLGSERELTPYPYLLVIVDELADLMMVAPRDVEDAIVRITQLARAAGIHLVLATQRPSVDVVTGLIKANVPSRLAFATSSLADSRVILDQPGAEKLIGKGDGLFLPMGASKPTRMQGAFVTEDEVAAVVQHCKDQMAPVFREDVVVGTAKKKEIDEDIGDDLDLLCQAAELVVSTQFGSTSMLQRKLRVGFAKAGRLMDLMESRNIVGPSEGSKARDVLVKADELDGVLAVIRGVPAPEGADGN, encoded by the coding sequence ATGGCCTCACGTACGTCCGGCAAGGGTTCCCAGGGCACTGCGGGCACCGCGAAACCGCGTGCCGGCCGTGCGAGCGGTGCCGCGAAGAAGGCGGCCCCCGCCGCCAAGGCCGCCGCGAAGAAGAAGACAGCGCCCGCGAAGAAGGCACCGGCCAAGAAGGCCCCCGCGAAGAAGTCCGCGGCCAAACCGGCACCCAAGCCCGCGCCCTCCCCGACGAACGGCGTCTACCGCCTCGTACGCCTCGTCTGGCTGGGAGTCGCGCACGCGGTCGGCGCGATGTTCCGCGGCATAGGGCGCGGCGCGAAAGGGCTCGACCCGGCGCACCGCAAGGACGGCAGCGCTCTCCTGCTGCTCGCCCTCGGCCTGATCGTCGCCGCCGGTACGTGGTCGAACCTGCGGGGCCCCGTCGGCGATCTCGTCGAGATGCTCATCACCGGCGCCTTCGGCCGGCTCGACCTGCTCGTCCCGATACTGCTGGCCGTCATCGCCGTCCGGCTCATCCTCTACCCGCAGCGCCCCGAGGCCAACGGACGTATCGTCATCGGCCTGTCGGCGCTGGTGATCGGTGTGCTCGGGCTCGTCCACATCGCGTGCGGCTCCCCGGGCCGGGATGAGGGCACCGACGCCATGCAGGACGCCGGGGGGCTCATCGGCTGGGCCGCCTCCAAGCCGCTGATCTTCGCCATGGGCGAGGTCCTCGCCGTACCGCTGCTGGTCCTGCTCACCGTCTTCGGCCTGCTCGTCGTCACGGCGACGCCCGTCAACGCCATCCCGCAGCGGCTGCGGCAACTCGGTGTCCGGCTCGGCATCCTCGACCCGGCCCCGGCCGAGCACGACGACGAGGAGGACGGCGAGCAGGAGTACGACAGCGACGACGAGCGGTACGACGACCAGTGGCGTGAGGCCCTGCCCACGCGCGGGCGCCGTTCGTCACGGCGCGGCGCGGCACCCGCCGACCACGACCAGGAGCACGACCCCGACCAGGCCGAGGCCGAGGCGCTGGCCCGCCGCAGGCGCCCGCGCCGCAGGCCGGTGCAGCCGGCGGCCGACCGCCCCATGGACGCCGTCGACGTGGCCGCCGCCGCTGCCGCGGCGCTGGACGGAGCCGTTCTCAACGGCATGCCGCCCTCGCCGATCGTCGCGGACCTCACCCAGGGCGTCTCGGCGGATCGTACGCGGGACGCGGAGAAGGCCCGGCCGGGGGAGCGCTCCGTACCACCGGCCCGCGCACCGGAGCCGCGTGGCGCCGCCGCCGCGCAGTCCCCGGCCGGCGCAGTGGCCGACCTGACCAAGCCCCCGCCCGCGCAGGACCGCCCGCTGCCCCCGCGCGCCGAGCAGCTTCAGCTCTCCGGCGACATCACCTACTCCCTGCCCTCGCTGGACCTGCTGGAGCGGGGCGGCCCCGGCAAGACCCGCAGCGCCGCCAACGACGCGGTCGTCGACTCACTGACCAATGTCTTCATGGAGTTCAAGGTCGACGCGACCGTCACCGGCTTCACCCGGGGGCCGACCGTCACCCGCTACGAGGTGCAGCTCGGCCCCGCCGTGAAGGTCGAGCGCATCACCGCGCTCACCAAGAACATCGCCTACGCCGTGGCCAGCCCCGACGTCCGGATCATCAGTCCCATCCCCGGCAAGTCCGCCGTGGGCATCGAGATCCCCAACTCCGACCGCGAGATGGTCGTCCTGGGCGACGTCCTGCGGCTGGCCGACGCCGCCGAGGACGATCACCCGATGCTGGTCGCGCTCGGCAAGAACGTCGAGGGCGGCTACGAGATGGCCAACCTCGCCAAGATGCCGCACCTGCTGGTCGCCGGCGCCACCGGATCCGGCAAGTCCTCCTGCATCAACTGTCTGATCACCTCGGTGATGGTGCGGGCGACCCCCGAGGACGTACGGATGGTCCTCGTCGACCCCAAGCGGGTCGAGCTGACGGCGTACGAGGGCATCCCGCACCTGATCACGCCCATCATCACCAATCCCAAGCGGGCCGCCGAGGCGCTCCAGTGGGTCGTGCGGGAGATGGACCTGCGCTACGACGACCTCGCGGCGTACGGCTACCGCCACATCGACGACTTCAACCAGGCCGTGCGCAACGGCAAGGTCAAAACCCCCCTGGGCAGCGAGCGCGAGCTGACGCCCTATCCGTACCTGCTGGTGATCGTGGACGAGCTGGCCGACCTGATGATGGTCGCGCCGCGCGACGTCGAGGACGCGATCGTCCGCATCACCCAGTTGGCCCGCGCCGCCGGTATCCATCTCGTGCTCGCCACCCAGCGCCCTTCGGTCGACGTCGTCACCGGTCTGATCAAGGCGAACGTGCCTTCCCGGCTCGCCTTCGCGACCTCCTCGCTCGCCGACAGCCGGGTCATCCTCGACCAGCCCGGAGCCGAGAAGCTGATCGGCAAGGGCGACGGCCTCTTCCTGCCCATGGGGGCCAGCAAGCCGACCCGTATGCAGGGCGCCTTCGTCACGGAGGACGAGGTCGCGGCCGTCGTCCAGCACTGCAAGGATCAGATGGCGCCGGTTTTCCGTGAGGACGTCGTCGTCGGCACGGCCAAGAAGAAAGAGATCGACGAGGACATCGGCGACGATCTCGATCTCCTGTGCCAGGCCGCCGAGTTGGTGGTCTCCACCCAATTCGGCTCGACATCCATGCTTCAGCGGAAGTTGCGCGTGGGTTTCGCCAAAGCGGGCAGACTTATGGACCTGATGGAATCACGGAACATCGTCGGTCCGAGCGAGGGCTCCAAGGCGCGTGATGTCCTGGTGAAGGCGGACGAGCTGGACGGGGTGCTCGCCGTGATCCGCGGTGTGCCCGCTCCCGAAGGAGCTGACGGAAATTGA
- a CDS encoding HAMP domain-containing protein, which yields MESGVAARGNSTRAKGGRSRNNGATEVDAAALNRLLTALVAMRDGNFRKRLTVSGDDVMAEIAAVFNEVADRNLHLTGELARVRRMVGREGKLTERLETGACEGSWAAAIDASNALVDDLARPVSEVGRVLSAVAEGDLEQRMELRSHFTEGSAGTERPLRGEFLKVARTVNNLVDQLSAFTDEVTRVALEVGTEGKLGGQAKVRGMSGSWKDLTDSVNTMAYRLTAQVRDIALVTTAVAKGDLSRKVTVHVAGEMLQLKNTVNTMVDQLSSFSSEVTRVAREVGTEGELGGQATVPGVAGVWKDLTDSVNTMAGNLTSQVRGIAEVTTAVANGDLSQKVTVSARGEVAQLAETINQMTETLRTFADEVTRVASEVGGSGVLGGQAQVPGAAGTWKDLTDSVNTVFRNLTTQVRDIAQVTTAVANGDLSQKVTVDVAGEMLELKNTVNTMVRQLNSFGSEVTRVAREVGVEGQLGGQAEVPGAAGTWKDLTDSVNTAFRNLTGQVRDIAQVTTAVANGDLSQKVTVDVAGEMLELKNTVNTMVAQLSSFADQVTRMARDVGTEGRLGGQARVDGVSGTWKELTDSVNFMAGNLTDQVRQIAQVTTAVARGDLSQKIDVDARGEILELKNTINTMVDQLSAFAEQVTRVAREVGTDGRLGGQAQVPGVAGVWRDLTDSVNGMAGNLTSQVRNIAQVATAVARGDLSQKIDVDARGEILELKNTLNTMVDQLSNFAEQVTRVAREVGTEGMLGGQAEVQGVSGTWKDLTQSVNFMANNLTSQVRNIAEVTTAVAKGDLSKKITVDAKGEILDLVTTVNTMVDQLSNFADEVTRVAREVGTEGILGGQARVRGVTGIWKDLSDNVNTMANNLTSQVRNISRVSSAVANGDLTKKVTVEARGEVAELADTVNIMVTTLSSFADEVTRVAREVGTEGELGGQARVPGVSGTWKDLTESVNSMASNLTGQVRQIATVTTAIAKGDLTKKIDIDARGEIQELKNTINTMVDQLSSFAEQVTRVAREVGTDGQLGGQARVRDVDGTWRDLTESVNEMAGNLTRQVRAIAAVATAVTRGDLNLKIDVDAAGEIQVLQDNINTMIANLRDTTLANEEQDWLKGNLARISGLMQGRRDLDDVASLIMSELTPVVSAQHGAFFLAMPTGTVSELGTGGRDGSYELCMRGSYGYSAGSMPTSFRPGETLIGTAAEEKRTIQVNVPPGYLKISSGLGEASPAYVIVLPVLFEGKVLGVIELASFQPFTQIQRDFLNQIAEMIATSVNTISVNTKTEVLLKQSQELTEQLRERSAELENRQKALQSSNAELEEKAELLARQNRDIEVKNTEIEEARQVLEERAEQLAVSMRYKSEFLANMSHELRTPLNSLLILAKLLADNAEMNLSPKQVEFAETIHGAGSDLLQLINDILDLSKVEAGKMDVSPTRIALVQLVDYVEATFRPLTAEKGLDFSVRVSPELPATLHTDEQRLLQVLRNLLSNAVKFTDTGAVELVIRPAGADVPNAIREQLLEAGSLRDADADLIAFSVTDTGIGIAASKMRVIFEAFKQADGTTSRKYGGTGLGLSISREIARLLGGEIHAASEPGRGSTFTLYLPLHASELPPQGYPQLTPGIEPQRAGGSVGLASEHARRDRPAGPSDVRTGPAALFRRRRKALGGPEQMSSLSGRPGGPAGPSAGGSGNGSSGVGNGSRLSGGSGGEESWTAEAPEAPEERPTFSFGGEKVLIVDDDIRNVFALTSVLEQHGLSVLYAENGREGIEVLEQHDDVTLVLMDIMMPEMDGYATTTAIRRMPQFAGLPIIALTAKAMKGDREKAIDSGASDYVTKPVDPDHLLTVMEQWMHQK from the coding sequence GTGGAGTCTGGCGTGGCGGCGCGTGGCAACAGCACGCGCGCAAAGGGCGGACGGTCCCGGAACAACGGGGCCACCGAGGTCGATGCGGCGGCTCTGAACAGACTGCTGACGGCCCTGGTGGCGATGCGGGACGGCAACTTCCGTAAACGCCTGACCGTCTCCGGTGACGATGTGATGGCGGAGATCGCCGCCGTGTTCAACGAGGTGGCGGACCGGAATCTGCACCTCACGGGCGAGCTGGCCCGAGTACGGCGCATGGTCGGGCGCGAGGGAAAGCTCACGGAGCGGCTGGAGACAGGCGCCTGCGAGGGGTCCTGGGCCGCCGCGATCGACGCGTCGAACGCGCTGGTGGACGACCTGGCGCGCCCCGTGTCCGAGGTCGGACGCGTGCTGTCGGCGGTCGCCGAGGGTGACCTGGAGCAGCGGATGGAGCTGCGTTCGCACTTCACCGAGGGTTCGGCGGGGACGGAGCGCCCGCTGCGCGGCGAGTTCCTGAAGGTCGCGAGGACCGTCAACAACCTGGTCGACCAGCTGTCCGCGTTCACCGACGAGGTGACGCGTGTGGCGCTGGAGGTCGGTACCGAGGGCAAGCTCGGCGGTCAGGCCAAAGTGCGTGGAATGTCGGGTTCGTGGAAGGATCTCACGGACTCCGTCAACACGATGGCGTACCGGCTCACCGCTCAGGTACGTGACATTGCTCTCGTTACGACGGCCGTCGCCAAGGGCGATCTGTCGCGCAAGGTCACCGTGCATGTGGCCGGCGAGATGCTTCAGCTGAAGAACACCGTGAACACGATGGTGGACCAGCTGTCGTCGTTCTCGTCCGAGGTCACGAGGGTGGCCCGCGAGGTCGGTACGGAGGGCGAACTCGGCGGCCAGGCCACCGTGCCGGGCGTCGCCGGTGTGTGGAAGGACCTCACCGACTCGGTGAACACGATGGCCGGCAACCTGACCAGTCAGGTGCGTGGCATCGCGGAGGTCACCACGGCCGTCGCGAACGGCGATCTTTCCCAGAAGGTCACGGTGAGCGCGCGCGGCGAGGTCGCGCAGCTCGCCGAGACGATCAACCAGATGACCGAGACGCTCCGTACGTTCGCCGACGAGGTGACGCGGGTGGCGAGCGAGGTCGGCGGCTCGGGTGTGCTGGGCGGCCAGGCGCAGGTGCCGGGCGCCGCGGGCACCTGGAAGGACCTGACGGACTCGGTCAACACCGTCTTCCGCAATCTCACCACCCAGGTGCGGGACATCGCCCAGGTGACGACGGCCGTCGCGAACGGTGACCTTTCTCAGAAGGTCACCGTCGACGTGGCCGGTGAGATGCTGGAACTGAAGAACACCGTCAACACGATGGTGCGGCAGCTCAATTCGTTCGGCTCCGAGGTGACCAGGGTCGCCCGCGAGGTGGGCGTCGAGGGCCAACTGGGCGGCCAGGCCGAGGTGCCGGGCGCCGCGGGTACGTGGAAGGACCTCACCGACTCGGTCAACACCGCGTTCCGTAACCTCACCGGCCAGGTGCGGGACATCGCTCAGGTGACGACGGCGGTCGCGAACGGCGATCTTTCTCAGAAGGTCACCGTCGACGTCGCGGGCGAGATGCTGGAACTGAAGAACACCGTCAACACGATGGTGGCCCAACTGTCGTCGTTCGCCGACCAGGTGACGCGGATGGCGCGTGACGTGGGTACGGAGGGCAGGCTGGGTGGCCAGGCGCGGGTCGACGGCGTCTCCGGTACGTGGAAGGAACTGACCGACTCCGTCAACTTCATGGCCGGCAACCTGACGGACCAGGTGCGGCAGATCGCCCAGGTGACCACGGCGGTGGCGCGCGGTGACCTCTCCCAGAAGATCGACGTGGACGCCCGCGGCGAGATCCTGGAGCTGAAGAACACCATCAACACGATGGTCGACCAGCTCTCGGCCTTCGCCGAGCAGGTGACGCGGGTCGCCCGCGAGGTGGGCACCGACGGCAGGCTCGGCGGCCAGGCCCAGGTGCCGGGCGTCGCCGGCGTCTGGCGCGATCTGACCGACTCCGTGAACGGCATGGCCGGGAACCTGACCTCTCAGGTCCGTAACATCGCCCAGGTCGCCACGGCGGTGGCGCGCGGTGACCTGTCGCAGAAGATCGACGTGGACGCGCGCGGCGAGATCCTGGAGCTGAAGAACACCCTCAACACGATGGTGGACCAGCTGTCGAACTTCGCCGAGCAGGTGACGCGGGTCGCCCGCGAGGTCGGTACGGAGGGCATGCTCGGCGGGCAGGCCGAGGTGCAGGGTGTCTCCGGTACGTGGAAGGACCTCACCCAGTCCGTCAACTTCATGGCGAACAACCTGACCTCCCAGGTGCGCAACATCGCCGAGGTGACGACGGCCGTCGCCAAGGGCGATCTGTCGAAGAAGATCACCGTCGACGCCAAGGGCGAGATCCTCGACCTCGTCACGACCGTCAACACGATGGTGGACCAGCTGTCGAACTTCGCCGACGAGGTGACCCGCGTGGCCCGCGAGGTGGGCACCGAAGGCATCCTCGGCGGCCAGGCGCGGGTACGCGGCGTCACCGGCATCTGGAAGGACCTCAGCGACAACGTCAACACGATGGCCAACAACCTCACCAGCCAGGTGCGGAACATCTCCCGGGTCTCATCGGCCGTCGCCAACGGCGACCTCACGAAGAAGGTCACGGTCGAGGCGCGCGGTGAGGTCGCCGAGCTGGCCGACACCGTCAACATCATGGTGACGACGCTGTCCTCGTTCGCCGACGAGGTGACGCGGGTGGCCCGCGAGGTGGGCACCGAGGGTGAGTTGGGCGGCCAGGCGCGTGTCCCGGGGGTCTCGGGGACGTGGAAGGACCTCACCGAGTCGGTGAACTCGATGGCGTCGAACCTGACCGGTCAGGTGCGCCAGATCGCCACCGTCACCACCGCCATCGCCAAGGGCGATCTCACCAAGAAGATCGACATCGATGCCCGCGGTGAGATCCAGGAGCTCAAGAACACCATCAACACCATGGTCGACCAGCTCTCCTCGTTCGCCGAGCAGGTCACGCGGGTGGCCCGCGAGGTGGGCACGGACGGGCAGCTGGGCGGCCAGGCGCGCGTCAGGGACGTCGACGGCACCTGGCGCGACCTCACCGAGTCGGTGAACGAGATGGCCGGCAACCTGACCCGTCAGGTGCGGGCGATCGCCGCCGTCGCCACCGCGGTGACCCGCGGCGATCTGAACCTCAAGATCGACGTTGACGCCGCGGGCGAGATCCAGGTCCTCCAGGACAACATCAACACCATGATCGCCAACCTGCGCGACACCACCCTCGCCAACGAGGAGCAGGACTGGCTCAAGGGCAACCTGGCCCGTATCTCCGGTCTGATGCAGGGCCGCCGCGATCTGGACGACGTGGCCTCGCTGATCATGAGCGAGCTCACGCCGGTGGTCTCGGCGCAGCACGGCGCGTTCTTCCTCGCGATGCCGACGGGCACCGTCTCCGAGCTGGGGACCGGTGGCCGGGACGGCTCGTACGAGCTGTGCATGCGCGGCAGTTACGGCTACTCGGCCGGTTCGATGCCGACCTCCTTCCGGCCCGGTGAGACCCTCATCGGTACGGCTGCCGAGGAGAAGCGCACGATCCAGGTCAATGTGCCGCCGGGCTATCTGAAGATCTCCTCGGGGCTCGGTGAGGCGTCTCCGGCGTACGTGATCGTGCTGCCCGTGCTGTTCGAGGGCAAGGTCCTCGGTGTGATCGAGCTGGCGTCGTTCCAGCCCTTCACCCAGATCCAGCGGGACTTCCTCAACCAGATCGCCGAGATGATCGCGACGAGCGTCAATACGATCAGCGTCAACACCAAGACCGAGGTGCTGCTCAAGCAGTCGCAGGAGCTGACGGAGCAGCTGCGGGAGCGCTCGGCGGAGCTGGAGAACCGGCAGAAGGCCCTTCAGTCCTCCAACGCCGAGCTGGAGGAGAAGGCGGAGCTGCTGGCCCGTCAGAACCGCGACATCGAGGTGAAGAACACCGAGATCGAAGAGGCGCGGCAGGTCCTGGAGGAGCGCGCCGAGCAGCTCGCGGTGTCGATGCGCTACAAGTCCGAGTTCCTGGCGAACATGTCGCACGAGTTGCGTACGCCGCTGAACTCGCTGCTCATCCTGGCGAAGCTGCTCGCGGACAACGCGGAGATGAATCTCTCGCCGAAGCAGGTGGAGTTCGCCGAGACGATCCACGGTGCGGGCTCCGACCTGCTCCAGCTCATCAACGACATCCTCGACCTGTCGAAGGTCGAGGCGGGCAAGATGGACGTCAGCCCGACGCGCATCGCGCTCGTACAGCTCGTCGACTACGTCGAGGCGACGTTCCGGCCGCTGACGGCGGAGAAGGGGCTCGACTTCTCCGTACGGGTCTCCCCGGAGCTGCCGGCGACGCTGCACACGGACGAGCAGCGGCTGCTGCAGGTGCTGCGCAATTTGCTCTCCAACGCGGTGAAGTTCACCGACACGGGCGCCGTTGAGCTGGTGATCCGGCCCGCCGGGGCGGATGTGCCCAACGCGATCAGGGAGCAGCTTCTGGAGGCCGGTTCGCTGCGTGACGCGGACGCCGATCTGATCGCCTTCTCGGTCACCGACACCGGTATCGGGATCGCGGCCAGCAAGATGCGGGTGATCTTCGAGGCGTTCAAGCAGGCGGACGGTACGACGAGCCGTAAGTACGGAGGTACGGGTCTGGGCCTGTCCATCAGCCGGGAGATCGCCCGGCTGCTCGGCGGCGAGATCCACGCGGCGAGCGAGCCGGGCCGTGGCTCGACGTTCACGCTGTACCTGCCGCTGCACGCCAGCGAACTGCCCCCGCAGGGCTATCCGCAGCTGACTCCGGGCATCGAGCCGCAGCGCGCCGGCGGCTCCGTGGGGCTGGCGTCGGAGCACGCGCGGCGGGACCGGCCCGCGGGCCCGTCGGACGTCCGTACGGGGCCCGCCGCGCTCTTCCGGCGCCGCCGCAAGGCCCTGGGCGGCCCCGAGCAGATGAGCTCGCTGTCCGGGCGCCCCGGGGGCCCGGCGGGCCCGTCCGCCGGAGGGTCCGGGAACGGTTCCTCGGGTGTGGGCAACGGCTCACGGCTGTCGGGTGGTTCGGGGGGCGAGGAGTCCTGGACGGCGGAGGCGCCCGAGGCTCCGGAGGAGCGGCCTACGTTCTCGTTCGGCGGCGAGAAGGTGCTGATCGTGGACGACGACATCCGCAACGTCTTCGCGCTGACCAGCGTCCTCGAACAGCACGGTCTGTCGGTGCTGTACGCCGAGAACGGCCGTGAGGGCATCGAGGTGTTGGAGCAGCACGACGATGTGACGCTGGTTCTGATGGACATCATGATGCCCGAGATGGACGGATACGCGACGACGACGGCGATCCGCAGGATGCCGCAGTTCGCCGGGCTCCCGATCATCGCGCTCACCGCGAAGGCGATGAAGGGCGACCGGGAGAAGGCGATCGACTCCGGCGCATCTGACTATGTGACAAAGCCGGTCGATCCCGATCATCTTCTGACGGTGATGGAGCAGTGGATGCACCAGAAGTGA